The stretch of DNA AGGAATGTAATCATTGGAGCTCTATAGTTAGTATAAGGTTCTAGTTTTAAAGCAATGTATCTAAGCACTAACTCTCTATCTGACATTCGTTTATTAGAAACACGAACAACTTTTTTAAAAAGAGATTCTTGTGTAATCTGTTTTAAATATTCTGATGCTTGACCAGAATGAACACCTTGACTTAAGGCGTGTCTAATTTCTTGAGGTTTTAATGGAGTATTGCCAGTATTAATTCTATGAAAAAGACTATATTTTACATTAGGAGGAGTATCGCGTTTTATTAAGTATGCTGTAACTTGTGCTTCATCTATTCTACGTTGCAGTATTCTAGGCAAATCATCATATGATGATTTGTTGTATTCTTTTAGAAATTCTAATTCATCTAATTCTAGTGTTTTGTCTATGACAAAGGCTTTAATTGTAGATAGTCGTTGAACTCCATCTACTACCTTCCAAGAATTATCATCTGAAGCATCAAAATAAAAGGCTGGTAGAGGAAAACGAATAAGCAACGATTCGATTAATCTACTTTGTGTTTTTTTTGACCACAGACCTATAGATCGTTGAAATTCAGGTTTTAAGTCTATTTCTTCATACTGTAGACGTTTGATGAAAGCGTCCATAGTTGTTTGTTTTGCCTGAATGTCTATCTTAGTAGGATCAAAAGGAGTTGTTAAATCTGTCATTTCTTTAAACAAATCCTTTTCCTCATCTTTATCAAATCCTATTGTTTGTTTCTGTTTCAATTCCTAACAGTTTGAATAGAGAATAGTAATTTATAAACTAAAATAGGGAATATGATTCATATTCCCTATATAATATAGTTATTAATTGTTCTTTAAGCCTCATCCAAGAAAGGATAACGATAATCTGTTGGAGGTACAAATGTTTCTTTAATCGTGCGAGGAGAAACCCAACGCAATAAATTTAAGATAGAACCTGCTTTATCATTGGTTCCAGAAGCACGACCACCACCAAAAGGTTGTTGACCAACAACAGCGCCCGTAGGTTTGTCATTGATGTAGAAATTACCAGCAGTATGGCGCAATCTATGTGCTGCTTTTTCGATTACTTGACGATCAACAGCAAACAAAGCACCTGTTAGGGCATAAGGAGAAGAACCATCTAGGATGTCAATTGTTTCTTCAAATTTGTCATCTTCATAAACATAAATGGTCAGTACTGGTCCGAAGAGTTCCTCACACATAGTGGTATATTTAGGATCATCTACTCTAAGTACAGTAGGAGCAATAAAATAGCCTTCTGACTTGTCATAAGTACCACCTGCTACAACTTCAACTCCTTCATCTGCAACAGCACGATCAATATAAGCGCTGATTTTATCAAAAGCAGTTTCGCTAATAACAGCATTGATAAAGTTAGAAAAATCTTCAACAGATCCCATTTTCATGCTAGCCAAATCCTTTTGTAAGCTATCTTTGACAGCAGGCCACATACTTTGTGGGATATAAGCACGAGAAGCAGCAGAACATTTTTGTCCTTGATATTCAAAAGCACCACGAGATAGAGCTGTAGCTACTTCATTGGCATTGGCAGTTGGGTGTGCAATTACATAATCTTTTCCACCTGTTTCACCTACAATACGAGGATAAGCATTGTACTTGCTGATGTTATTACCAATGGTTCTCCATAAGTTTTGGAAAACACCAGTAGAACCCGTGAAATGTAAACCTGCAAACTCTTTGTGGTTGAAGATGACATCACCAGTAGCAGGACCATCTGCCAAAACTAGATTAATAACACCATCTGGCAAACCTGCATCTTTGAATAGATCCATGATAACTTTAGCAGAATAAATTTGTGTTTCTGCTGGTTTCCAAACGACTACATTCCCCATCATTGCAGGAGCAGCGCATAGGTTCGCACAAATAGACGTAAAGTTAAAAGGAGTGATGGCAAAAACAAAGCCTTCTAGTGGACGATGCTCTAAGCGGTTCCACATACCAGGATTTGAGTCTGGTTGTTCTGTGTACAATTGAGTCATGTATTGTACATTGTAACGGAAAAAGTCAATCAATTCGCAAGCCGCATCAATCTCTGCTTGAAATGCATTCTTAGATTGAGCCAACATGGTTGATGCATTTAATTTGGCACGATAAGGACCCGCCAACAATTCTGCTGCTTTTAAGAAAATAGCGGCACGATGTTCCCATGCTGTATTTTCCCATGCTTCTTTGGCAGCCAAAGCAGCGTCAATTGCAGCTTCTACATGAGTAGCGTTTCCTTTGCTATAATGTCCTAAGATATGTTTCTTTTCGTGAGGAGGGTGCATGGCAACCTTGTTGTCTGTATGCACTTCCTTTCCATTTATAATCATTGGCACATCGGTTTGAGTTGCCTTGTAGACAGCCAATTGTGCTTTTAATTCTGCTCTTTCTTTGCTTCCTGGAGCATAGCTTTTTACCGGTTCGTTATTAGGTGTCGGCACCTTAAAAAATGCATTAGCCATAGCGTTGTTGTTTTAATATTATAATATATACTATAGAAGAAGGTCAAAGGTAAGAAATGGAAGGAGAATTCAAAAATTCTTATTGGTTTTGAATTGCTAAAAGGGGGAATTGTTGCTTTGATTTGAAGTGTACAGGGGAGTATGGGTTGCAGAGTGGTAGCTAAGCCAGAAGATGGAGGTATAAATAGTTGAAAATGGCGTTACTACCATTTTCAACTGTTCAAAGCTACAATCTGAGGCTGTTTATTAATTTTTTTTAATAAAATTAATTGAGTACAGGACAAAACAATTTTTTTAAATGAAATAAGGGTTTAGTCGAGCTATTTTTAGATTTTAGACCCTACTAAGCTGTTATAGGGTCTAAAATCTAAAAACAAAGCGGTCTAGTATCTAAGATCAGAATATAGGTTTTAGTTTAAACGCTACTTTACAAGTGTTCTTTATCTGTTTAGCTATTAGCTCACTTCGTTCGTGAGGTCGCTACGCTTAGTTCGTTCCTCATGAGCGGGCTTTGCCTTTGTAGCTTTGGCTACAAGCTTACATCGTTCACTTCGTTCATACTTATAGTTCGCTTTGCTCGTGAGCACTTCATTTTATAGCTTGTCCTATACATAGAAAATTAAAATAATTATTCATTGATGGTTACTTTAATGAGCGTATTAGTGCCATCGTAAGTATTACGCATTAAAACAATTTCATCTTTAGAAACAGGATAAACGCTTATAATTCTAGAAATAATCTTCCCATCTTTCTTTTTGGGTCTAAGGACTACTCCTTTTTCAAAACCTCCATCTTTTAAGTCTATTTTGAATATTACATAAGCATGGCTACCTACACTATATTTATAGGGAATTTTATCCTCCTCAATGTTTAAATTAGCAGAATTATCGATTCCAAAAAAATAAGCTGTATTTTCATCTATCATCAAGTGTTCGGTATTGAGTACGTTTGAATTTACCGATCCATTCACTTCAAAATAGCCTCCACGTTTAGGAATTCTATTGGTCCATAATAGTTCGCCATTGGCATCTATTTTTGCAATAAATAAATCTTGGAAATCATAAATATCTGATGGTTCATTGTTGACAGTAAATTTTTTCCATTTATGATATAATTTTTCGCCAATGATAAGAACGCTGTTATCCTCAAGAATTCTTATTTCTTTTAGGCTAATAAGGTTTTCTTCATTTTCCTTGAGTTCTATGCCTTTTTTTTCATAACGATTAAGTAATGATTCGGGGAGCGTATGCCATTTTTGTATCACTTCCATAGTACGAGGATTGATCGTAAAAACGAAAACACCAGTACCTGTTTTGGGATCACTATAAAAGCCAGCAAGTCTTATAAGCCCATCATTACCTACATGAGGAGGATTAAATAATAGTTTGTTTTCGGTAGCATGTATTAATTTATTAAGATGATAAGGACTGGTTTGCTTATTTTTTATAAAAGGGGCATCAATCGTAATCTTTTTATTTTCTAGTTCTATTTTAATGATTTGTACAGAACTATTTTCTAGATTAAGTTTTAGTAATTCATAATGAAAATTAATAAAATAATCTTTGCCTTCTTTTCTATAGTCATCTACTTTTCCATCTTCACGTACCTGCGCCAATAGAAAAAGATTGTTATCCTTATCTACAAAAAAGTCACCATTGTCCATTTTTTGTTCCGTATGAGGCATTCTAATAATCCCTTGTTTCAATAATTCTAATTTGTTATTAAAAATATGAACATCAAAAGCTTCATTGTTTAGCGCATCATCCCTATGATCAGGTTTTTTGTGTATGGTAAGTATGATTTTGTTGGGATTACCATCGTGGTCATTTTCTACGAAAATTCTGCTCTTTATTGTAAACCCTTCTTTGATTGTAGCTAAAATTTTAGCCTCTCCAATGCATTTGCCAGAAGCAGGATCTATTTCTTGGGCCATTAGACCGTGAGGTT from Aureispira anguillae encodes:
- a CDS encoding DUF262 domain-containing protein, translated to MKQKQTIGFDKDEEKDLFKEMTDLTTPFDPTKIDIQAKQTTMDAFIKRLQYEEIDLKPEFQRSIGLWSKKTQSRLIESLLIRFPLPAFYFDASDDNSWKVVDGVQRLSTIKAFVIDKTLELDELEFLKEYNKSSYDDLPRILQRRIDEAQVTAYLIKRDTPPNVKYSLFHRINTGNTPLKPQEIRHALSQGVHSGQASEYLKQITQESLFKKVVRVSNKRMSDRELVLRYIALKLEPYTNYRAPMITFLNNAMETLGKAPKVQLERLKKELLEALELAKDIFGEDTFIKLSKQTNKKHKSINRALFEVITVLFSNLSHAQKDHLKQQKVSFLKDYIALFEKNDFHGSITYSTGHKTSVTKRFETINSIIQKHTK
- the pruA gene encoding L-glutamate gamma-semialdehyde dehydrogenase, translated to MANAFFKVPTPNNEPVKSYAPGSKERAELKAQLAVYKATQTDVPMIINGKEVHTDNKVAMHPPHEKKHILGHYSKGNATHVEAAIDAALAAKEAWENTAWEHRAAIFLKAAELLAGPYRAKLNASTMLAQSKNAFQAEIDAACELIDFFRYNVQYMTQLYTEQPDSNPGMWNRLEHRPLEGFVFAITPFNFTSICANLCAAPAMMGNVVVWKPAETQIYSAKVIMDLFKDAGLPDGVINLVLADGPATGDVIFNHKEFAGLHFTGSTGVFQNLWRTIGNNISKYNAYPRIVGETGGKDYVIAHPTANANEVATALSRGAFEYQGQKCSAASRAYIPQSMWPAVKDSLQKDLASMKMGSVEDFSNFINAVISETAFDKISAYIDRAVADEGVEVVAGGTYDKSEGYFIAPTVLRVDDPKYTTMCEELFGPVLTIYVYEDDKFEETIDILDGSSPYALTGALFAVDRQVIEKAAHRLRHTAGNFYINDKPTGAVVGQQPFGGGRASGTNDKAGSILNLLRWVSPRTIKETFVPPTDYRYPFLDEA